The following nucleotide sequence is from Streptomyces brevispora.
TCGCCCACTCGGCCGGTACGAACATCGCGACGCTGTACGCGGCCCGGTTCCCGCAGCGCGTCGGCAGACTCGCCCTGATCACCCCCAGCACCCGGGCCGTCGGCATCGAGATCACCGGGGAGGAGCGCCGCGAGCTCGCTGCGCTCCGCAAGGGCGAGCCGTGGTACCCGGCCGCGTCCACCGCGCTGGAGGCGATCACCCGGGGAACGGACGGCGACTGGGCGGCCGTGGCCCCGTTCTTCTACGGCCGGTGGGACGACACGGCACGGGAGCACTGCACGGCGAGCCGGCCGGAGAACCCGGAGGCCGCCGCCGGCTTCGGGGCGGAGGGCGCCTTCGGCCCGGACACCACCCGTGCGGCGATCGCCGGCTTCGGGGCCCCTGTCCTGCTGCTCGCCGGGGAGTTCGACCTGAACAGCCCGCCTCGGGCGGTGGCCGGATTCGCCGCGCTGTTCCCCGAAGCCGCGCTCGTCGTGCAGTCGGGGGCGGGGCACTACCCGTGGCTCGACGACGCCGACCGCTTCACCGCGGCTGTCGCGGCGTTCCTGGGGTGATCCGGCCGGGTGAGTTTGATGGCCACGGCGTCGAGGACCCAGTCCAGGCCGGTTGCGAAGGATGTCTCAAACGCCTCGTGAGCCCGGACCCCGCCGAAGCCCTCGCACTCTTCGACCAAGTCCAGCCATCCTGACTGCCGAGCGCGAGAGCACCAGCACCAACAGCTCGCCACGGCTTCACGGGACAGGTCGACGGTCAGTGTCCCGCTCAACTGTAGGCAGCGTGATGGTTCACCCGCGGAGCCAAGCCAGCAGGCGCCGTGGAGTCGGTCGCCATGTGCTGGCCCGAATGGATCGGGGAGCCGATTCGGCTCTCCTGACTTGCTGAGCGAGTCGGTGTTCGTCCGCCTCGCGAATGAGTTCATGAGAGCGGATCTGGTGCAACTCGAAGTGCATGCCGCTCGCTCCTACTGCTGGAGCTCCGTGACGTCGGCGACCACGCAGCTGACGTTGTCGGGGCCGCCGGAGCCGTTGGCGAGGGCGATGAGTTCGCTGACGGCCTGCTCCGGATCGCTGATCTCGGAGAGCACCCGGCGGATTTCTTCGGTCGGCACGACGGTGGACAGACCGTCGGAGCAGAGCAGGTAACGGTCTCCCTGCTGGGCGTCGTGAAGACGCATGTCGGGGGTGGCGTCGGCTCCTTGGCCCAGGGCTCGTATCAGCAGTGACCGCTGGGGGTGGGAGGCGGCTTCTTCCGGGCTGAGGCGTCCTTCGTCGACCATCGACTGCACCATGGTGTGGTCGTGCGTGATCTGGAACAGTTCTCCGTCGCGCAGGAGGTGGACGCGGGAGTCGCCGATGTGAACGAGGGCCAGTTGCGAGCCGGTCCAGAGCATCGCGGTGAGCGTGGTCCCGGCCTCTTCGGAGCAAGAGCCGGCCCCGGAGACGCCGTGCACCGCCTGTTTGGCCTGTTCGATGGCGTCGTCGAGGACATCGAGGAGATTGCCTGCCGGGATGCTGTTGGTTTCGAGGTGCTTGAGCGCGTCGACGGCGGCTGCGCTGGCGGGGGCTCCTTGACTGCCGAAGCCGTCGGCGACGGCGAGCAGACGGGACCCTGCGTAGACGGTGTCCTGGTTGCTCTCGCGGACGAGGCCGGTGTCGGAAAGAGCGGCGTAACGGATGCCCAGGGGCTTGGCGATCGGGGACATGGCTGGGTCCTTCCAGGAGAGGTGGTCGATGAGGAAGGTGGCCAGGTCCCGCCGTGCGGCGGTATCGGCTTCGACCTGGGCCCAGAACGCGCGGATCTCCTGGGCCGCCGAATCCGCCTCCAGCGTGCAGATGTGCTGGATACGGGCCAGGGGCATCCCCAGGCGTCGGAGCCAGGCGACCAGTCGGGCCTGGTCCAGTTGCTCCGGTGCGTAGAGGCGGTAGCCGGTCACCGGGTCGACGCGAGCGGGGGTCAGCAGGCCGAGTTCGTCGTAAAGACGCAGAGCCTTCGGCGACAGCCGGGACGCTTTCGCGAACGTTCCGATGGTCAGCAATTCCATGCTCGCTCCTCCTCATGCCGAGCACATCGCCCGGCCCCACCGATGCTGTGGGCTCCCCCAAGGTGAAGGTCAACCAAGGCTTCTGCTTGGCCCTGTCCCACCGGGACTCGCTACGTCTACCGGGAACGGACATCCGGCATGACGAGTGTCCGGTTTCAGCGGCCTTCGGCCTCCGGCGGTTCCCAGAACCGAGCAGTCGTGGGCGAAGAGCACACGTCGTGGGTCGAAGTCGGCGAGTCGATCCAGCCAGTGCCGATACGGAGGAAGCGGCTGCTCCACGCCGTGAAGTGCCGCGCGGCGGGCCAGTTGCTCGGACGCGAAGTGGGAAGCGAAGGCGTGTGCCTGACCGGCAAGGACTACTGTGCCGTCGCGTTGCCGGAGGACCAGCGACTGATGCCCTTGGGTGTGCCCGGGCGTCGGGATGATCCAGATTCCGGGCCAGATGTCCGTTCCCAAAAGATCTGGATCGAGGAGGTGTATCTGACCTGGGCCTTGTCAGTTCTGCTGGGACGGGTTGGAAGCCGGGCGGCCCAGTGGATCTGGACGTTGCTGCGCCTGCTTTAGCGCGAGCTGAGACGGTCCCATTTGTTCTGTCGGACGGTACGGCCGTGGCCTGGTGTCTTTCAGTTCTGGTGGGACTCATCCCGTAGGGCGTCGTAGTCGTCCGGCGTCGTCACCAGCATCAGTGATCGTCCCAGGGAGTCGGTCCAGCGAAAGAGGGGGGCGTTGGAGAAGGCGTGGGGACGGAGCTTCTCGCGGAGAGTGGGGACGTTCAGCCGGTGCTCGGCCTCTGTGTAGACGGAGTCGATGGTGCGCCGGTGCTGGCTGAGGCTCGTCCATCGGCCAGGTTCCCGTAGTGCCCGCCAAGCAGGATCGGCCAGCATGCCCAGCAGCGTGACGAACTCTGGATAGGTGGCGATGTACTCCCGCTCGTCGACGCGTCGCCTGATGATGTTCCCGTAGATGGCTTCCTTTGGAGGAAGCTGGGCGAGGCGGTCGTTCCAGCGTGAGAGCAGATGAGGTTTGCTTCTTGTTCAGGAGCCATGAGCGGACCAAGTGCTGCGCTTCCTTCGTCGCTGCTTCCAGGGTGTCGGGGAAGCGCCGGGCGATCCGTCGGTGTCGGTGCTCAGCGGTACCGAGCTCCGGTAGGTGACCGACACGGTAGTGGCGGTTGCCGTCTACCCAGATGCCGTGCCGTCGGCAGAGCTGGAGATCTGCGGGGCGATGGGCGAGGACTGGCCTGGTGATCCCGCGCCTCGACCGCCTTGGTGCCCGCTGGCCGCAGCACCGCCGCGCAGATTGTCCGGGTCGCCACGTCAACGGCGATAGTCAGTTCCGGACGACCGCTCACCCCGTCCTCCAGGATCACGAGCACATCCAGTGGAGTCGTGTCGATCTGCACCAGCTCGCCCGGTCGGCAGGCCGCGGACGGCGTGAACATTCCCTCGGGCCGACGAGCTTGGGAGCGGCGGGAAGCAGCCGAACCGAAGGCGTGCGTGCCCGCGCTCACTGCCTCGACAAGCCGGTAGAACGTCGTCTTCGACGGCATCGGCACCACCCCGGCCCCGTGCTGCTCGGCAAGCAGGGCCTCGACCCGGCCCTTGTCGTTCTGCCAGAACAGCCACAGCGGCTGCGACAGCAGACCAGTCACCTCGGGTGTGAAGTCCAGCAGCATCGCGTGATCCCGCTCCAGCCACGACTCGAACCCCACATGCCCGCCTGTTGTGGCCGACCAGTACAGGCCCGGGAAGTTCCGCTGGCCGCGGTATGAAGGGAAGCCACGTACTGGCAGTCCCGTCTCGAACTCGACCTCCTCCGCCTCACTCAGCGGTCGGCGGTGTTCACCTTTGGCATCCCGCCAACCGACTTCGAATCCGCCCACGTCCAGCGGTGCCGTATCACTCGTCCCACCCAACCCCATGGACTTCACTGTCCAGAATCAATGGGAATCCACCAGAAGTTTTGGGCTGAAACCCCTCATGTGAGTGATGCTGCGAGCCAGCTCAGTCAGAGTCTTCGTGATCACTGGCGAGATCGTCTGAGGCGGGTCGAAGCCTGCGACGCGCCGCGTCCAGGCGTTCGCCATAGTCCGCTGCGAAGATCCCAGGCAGGGACTTGTCGAGCGTTCCGGCCAGCCTATGAATGGGCGCCCAGACTGCCTCGTCGTCGACGAGACGGCTGAGGTCCGTCATCTGCACTCGCTCCAGCCAGTCCGACAGGACCAGCGCTTCATCAGAGGTGAGCTTGATGATGATCTCCGTGTTCTCCACTGCTCGAACATAGTTCGCCGACCCTGCGGTGTCAGAGGTGCCTGGCACAGTGCCGCCGTGGACATCGATTCCTTCTGGAAGCTCATCGAAGAGTGCCGACGGCAGACGCGGGGCCGGGACGAACGGCTGGCGTGGTTGCGTGACGAATTGTCGCGGAGGCCGCTGACAGAGATCGTGCAGTTCCAGGTTCGCCTGGACGAAGTGACGCGTGAAGCCTTCACCTGGGATCTCTGGGCTGCTGCGGAGCGGATCTTCGGCGGCTGGTGTTCGGACGACGGATTCTGCTACTTCGGCCTGTGGATGGTGGGGATCGGTCGGGAAGCCTTCGTGCGGGCAGTGATCGATCCCGACTCTCTGGCCGACACTCCAGAGGTTCAGTGCCTGGTGGGTCGCCCTCGGGAGCTCTGGAACGACGACTGGCCGGAGTGGGAGTCTCTCGACTACGTCGCCATGGAGGCGTATGGACTACAGACCCGCGCGGATGACGACTGCGGCGACGCATTCTATGAAGCCGTCGAAGCCGAGCAGGGCGCTGTAGGCGGCAATCCAGGGCCGCGCGGCGAGCAGTGGGACGTGCGATGCGAAGACGAGGCGATGCGCAAACTGCCGAGGCTGAGCGCGATGTTTCCCCTCCGGCCACTGGCCCGGTAGCCGCGAAAGCGCGAGGGATCAGGCCGAGGCTTCGGGGGTGTCGACAGACAGGCGATGCCACGCGTGGCCGCAACCGTCGGAGCAGAAGCGCTCTCGTCGGCGTTCGTCGGCGACGGCCAGCACCGCGATCAGTAGCCGGAATGACTTGAGTCGCTCGTCGTGCGGGGTGAGACTGGCGATCTTCCCGAGTTGCTGGTCGATCCGCCCTCGTGTGATCAGAACTGCCGGTGTGTGCGTGGCGCGGAGCCCGGCGCGTCGGATACTTTCCGGGCCGTCCTCGGCGGTAGCGCGGGCCCGAATGCAGAAATGTGACAGGAGGCGCAGGGTGTTGGACTGCTCCTCAGTCGAGAGGCCCTCGAACCACTCGATTCCCTGTGGCATCGGTCGAAGCTCTTGGGCGAGTTCGTTGAGAATGATGTACGGATCAGCCATCCTCACGCCCCCGTTGCGCTCGATTCACAGACTTTCCCGGTCATCCAAGCAGACCTCGGATGCCTAGAAAGGCAGTTCGTCGGCTTCCAACGGCTCTGAGTACCCACGTACCCAGTGGCCGGGGAGGGCGGCGCAGAGCGACTCCAGGTCGGCGAAGGTACTTCCCCGAACGTGCAGCCAGCTGTGGTCACTCAGTCCGTCGAGCCGCAAGAGCTTCCCCGGCGCGGAAAACCAGCACACGGGTGACTCTTCCTTCCCCGTCCACATCGGGTACTCGGGAAACTCGGGGGTTAGCCCTTGATCGTGGACACCCTGATCATTGGATCGTGAGGATCCGAAGAACAGGAGTTCCCGTTGGGGACGTCGAAGTAGTCGCCTGAGTTCCGGGCTGATGCCGTCGCGCTGTACCACGCCAGCCCGGGTGGGACGTACGCGTCGGTGGCCAAGGACCTGGGCGTCAACCACGAGACGCTCCGCACCTGGGTGCGGGATGCCGAGCAGGCCGCCCGGCCCGGCGCCGGCGAGGCCAGCGCGATGGAGAAGGAGAACCGGCAGTTGCGGGCGCGAGTGAAGGAACTCGAGCTCGAGCGGGAGATCCTGCGGAGGGCCGCGAAGTATTTTGCGGCGGAGACCAGCTGGTGAGCAGTCGCTTCCAGTTCGTTGACGATCATCGTGGCGCCTTCGGCGTCAAGCGGCTGTGCCGGATCCTGGCCGTCTCGCGGTCCGGGTTCTACCGTTGGATCGCCGGCGCGGACGCGCGGGCCGGGCGGGTCAGGGCGGATGCCGACCTCGCCGAGCGGATCACCGCCATCCACGCCGAGTCCGACGGGACTTACGGCGCCCCGCGGGTCACCGCCGAGCTTCGCGACGCCGGAGTACGCGTCAATCACAAACGCGTCGCACGGGTCATGCGTGCGCGAGGCATCGTCGGCTTCCACCTGCGCAAGAAGGTCCGCACCACCATCCCCGAGCCGTCGGCGACACCGGTTCCCGACCTGCTACGGCGCGACTTCACCGCGAAGACGCCGAACACGAAGTACGTGGGTGACGTAACGTATCTCCCCGTCGGGAGCGGCCAATTCCTTTACCTGGCAACGGTGTTGGACCTGTGCTCGAAGCGCCTGGCGGGCTGGTCGATCGCCGACCACATGCGCACCGGGCTGGTCACCGACGCGCTCAAGGCTGCGGCGGCGGTCCGGGGCGCCGACGGCCTGCGCGGAGCGATCTTCCACAGCGACAACGGGGCGCAATACGCCTCGAAGGAGTTCGCCCAGGTCTGCACCGACCTCGGCGTAGTTAGATCGCGCGGTGCGGTGGGCACGAGCGCGGACAACGCCGCCGCCGAGTCGTTCAACGCGACCATGAAACGCGAGACGCTTCAGGGAAAGAATCGCTGGTCAGATGCCCGATCGGCCCGCCTCGCGGTCTTCCGATGGGCCACCCGCTACAACACCAGAAGGAGGCACTCCAGCATCGGCCAGATCAGCCCGAACGCCTTCGAACAACGATCAGTTACGCTGACCACCGCCGCATGACAACCGGTGTCCACGATCCCGGGTCAAGCCCCGATGCCGATCTCGACACCGTGGAAGGTGCGGGTGAGATCCGCCAGCGGCGTGAAGACCGCCGCCTGCACGTCCTCAAGGGCCGCGTCGGTGGGCATCGCGACCTTGCCGCATCCGCCACCCGAGTCGTCGGCGATGAACGTGTAGGGCCATACGTCCTGCCCCGACAGCAGGATGATCTCCCGCGGTATACCGAAGGGAGGCCACTTCTTCTTCGTCTTGTGTCGTCTCGCCACGGCGCCATCCAACCCGACGGACCGCGAGGTCAGAAGTCAGATCCGCCAGCGCGAGCTCATGCCAGAGTGACATCCATGCCACCCTGGTCCAGGGCCTCAAGGACTGCGGAGAACAGGTCGTAAGGCTGGCCATCCGGTGTCAGGGCGTGGGACAGGTACTCGCGTGCGGTCGCGGCGTCTCGCCAAAGCAGAGTGGCGGGGGCGGTGTAGCCGAAGGTGCCGCGCAGGCAGTCGTCAAGGGCGGCGAGACAGCCGCCGAAGTAACCGCCGGGCCCGTTGATAGCCTCGCCGAGTGCCAGGTAGAGGGCTGGTTCGTCGGTGATGTGCTGGCCGTCTAGTTCGTAGGGGTGACCGGTTGGCCGGTCGCAGTGGGTGCGCCGACAGGCCCGCTCTCGGACGAGGTCATGCCAGGCCCCGCGGCGGCGGGTATCGAGGCCGGCCCAGGCGTTCACGGCGTCCGGCGGCCCGGAGAGCCACTGCTCCCAGATGGGCCGGGCGTATTCGGGAACGGGTGTGAAGCGGCCTCCGTCGAGCTCCAGGTCGATCAGGTCGGCTCCGCAGGCGGACGGGCGCCAGCCACTGACTGTGGCCCACAGCAGCCGATCAGTAAGTAGCTCACCTTCGCCGTCCCGTATCTCCAGAGCAGCCTCCTCCAGATCCAGCGCCCGCCGGGTGCCCTTCATCAGCGCCACTCTCAGCTGATCACTCTGGGCGAGCCCCCGTAGGACCAGCGGGGGCGGCACCTGCTCGGGCGACAGGACACGGGTGAATTCCCGGCAGGAGCCCAGCCAGCGGTGCCCGTCGTGCAGGCGAACGCGCCCTCTGTGCCCCCCCGGCGGACCTTCATAGTCGTCCATGCCGGTGAGCAGCAGACTGTCCGTCCCGGGGAGTTGCTCCAAGCCCTCTGCGTCCTCCAGTAGCCAGGCGTCGAGTGCCTCATCGTCCGGCACCAGCCACACCCGGCTGCCGACCCAAGTGGGTACGCCTGATTCCTCCGGAACCCAACCGAACAGCTCGTACGTCCCGCGCTGGGATTCCCTGAACATTCCCTCCGCCTCGGCGCAGACGCCCCAGACATGGCCGTTCTCAGTCTCGGTCAGCGTGTACCGCGCGCTCACGCGCTTGTTCTCGTCCTCATGCACAGCGGAATCATGCCCCGACCACATTCCGACGACGGAGTCGGCCGTCGCTGGCCAGCTGCGCACGTGCTCGGTGTCAGCCAGCACGACTCGATGTCATCTATCTCGAAAAGTCGCAAGCGCGCAGGAGTCCGCCAAGCCGATCGGTGACAGTTGTCCTGCTCAGGTGACAACTAGCTTGCTCAGGCACAACGGGCCCGTACGAGTGGTTCGGAACACTTTTGCAAGCGTCTGCTTGCAAAAGTTAGCATCGAGGGTCCACCATCGACGTATGGCATCACTCAACGTCGGCAATCTCGGCGAGTACCTGCGTGAGCAGCGGCGTACCGCGCAGCTGTCGCTGCGGCAGCTCGCCGATGCCGCCGGGGTGTCCAATCCCTACCTCAGCCAGATCGAGCGCGGGCTGCGCAAGCCCAGTGCCGAGGTGCTGCAGCAGGTCGCCAAGGCGCTGCGGATCTCCGCCGAGACCCTTTACGTACGGGCCGGGATCCTGGACGAGCGGGAGCGGGACGAGTTGGAGACGCGGGCGGTGATTCTGGCCGATCCGTCGATCAACGAGCGGCAGAAGAGCGTGCTGCTGCAGATCTACGAGTCCTTCCGCAAGGAGAACGGGTTCGAGGACGAGCCCGGGGGTGAGGAGGGGAGTGCGTCCGGTGCGGACGCGCCCTTCAATGCCGACGGCAGTGCTGCCGATACACCTTCAAAGCGTTCAAAACCCTCACACTGAGTCTGATGATCCGGGAGGACCACAGTCATGGCCATCACCGATGACCTGCGCAAGACCCTCACCGACCCGACCCCCCTCTACTTCGCCGCCGGTACGGCCGATCTCGCCGTGCAGCAGGCGCGCAAGGTTCCGGCACTGATCGAGCAGCTGCGGGCCGAGGCGCCGGAGCGCATCGAGGCCGTGCGCAACACCGACCCCAAGGTCGTCCAGGAGAAGGTGACCGGGCAGGCCAAGGAGGCGCAGGCCACCCTCCAGGCCAAGGTCACCGAGGTGATCGGGGCGTTCGACACCGATCTGAAGAAGCTGGGCGAGAGCGCCCAGGACCTGGCGCTGCGCGGCGTGGGCGTGGCCGCGGAGTACGCGGTCAGGGCCCGGGAGACGTACGAGAAGGTTGCCGAGCGCGGCGAGCAGACCGTGCGGACGTGGCGTGGCGAGACCGCCGAGGAGATCGTCGAGATCGCCGTCGTCGTCGAGCCGCGCAAGGAGTCCAAGCCGGCGTCGAAGCCGGAGGCCGCGGCGGGGACCAAGGCCGCGCCGAAGCCGGTCGCCAAGCCCGCGCCCGCCGCCAGGACCGTCAAGGCGGAGGCCAAGCCGTCGCCCGCGCCCGGCAAGAAGGCGCCCGCGCGCAAGCCCGCCGCCAAGAGGACCACGCCGCCCACCGCCAAGTAGCGCGATGGCCGACAGGTGTGCCGGGAGAACGGGTGGGCACCTTCTGGGGTGTCCCGGTCGTTGTCCCGGTACCTTGGCCGCGAGGCGCTCATCGACGTACTAGGCGGTGCACATCATGTTGCTCTCAGGCTTCAACTCATTCCTCGGGCTGATCTACACGGCAATGCTCGTCCTCGCCGTGGTCGCCCTGATCATGGCCGCGGTCGCTCGCGAGGACGCCTACCGGGCCGCCGACAAGCAGACCAAGACGTTCTGGCTGATCATCCTCGGCATCACGGTGGTGGTGAACCTCTGGGTGCCCATCATCTTCGTGCAGATCGCCGGCCTGGTCGCGACCATCGTGTTCTTCGTGGACGTACGGCCCGCGCTCAAGGCCATCACGGGCGGCAGCAATCGCCGCGGCGGCTCGAGCAGCGACGGGCCGTACGGGCCCTACAACGGCGGGCGTTGAGCGCCTGCGGGTGACACCTGTCCGGGGCAGGGGCGCGGAATGCTCCGGCCCCGGTCGCCGTTGTGCGCCGGGCGGCGCATGACCTCCTGGTCGCGGTCGAGCAGCAGGACCGCGACATCGTCGGTCAGCTCGCCGCCGTTCAGCTCGCGGACGTGGGTGACGGCCGCCTCCAGCAGCTCCTCGCCGGTCAGCCCCTCGGCCAGCTGACGGTTGATCATCGCGACCATTCCGTCCTGCCCGAGGCGCTGCGTACCGTCTCCGATCCGGCCCTCGATCAGTCCGTCCGTGTACATCATCAGGCTCCAGGAACCGCCCAGTTCCACCTGTCGGCGCGGCCACCGGGCGCGCGGCAGCAGGCCGAGCGCCGGGCCGCCGTCCTCGTACGGAAGCAGCTGCGCCACCTGTCCCCGGCGGGCGATCAGCGGTGCCGGGTGACCCGCCAGGCAGAGGCCCGCGCGGCGGCCGTCGGGGGCGATGTCGACCGTGCAGAGGGTCGCGAAGATCTCCTCGCTCTCCCGTTCGTGCTCCAGGACCTGCTGGAGCGTGGAGAGCAGTTCGTCGCCGCAGAGTCCGGCCAGTGTCAGCGCCCGCCACGCGATGCGCAGCTCCACGCCGAGCGCCGCCTCGTCCGGGCCGTGCCCGCAGACGTCGCCGATCATCGCGTGGACCGTTCCGTCGGGTGTACGGACCGTGTCGTAGAAGTCCCCGCCGAGCAGCGCACGGCTGCGGCCGGGGCGGTAGCGGGCGGCGAAGCGCAGGTCGGAGCCGTTGAGCAGCGGTGTGGGGAGCAGACCGCGTTCCAGACGGGCGTTCTCCTGGGCCCGCAGCCGGGACTCGGTGAGCTGGTGCTGCGCGACGTCGGCGCGCTTGCGTTCGACGGCGTAGCGGATGGCCCGGCTGAGCAGCTTGCCGTCGAGCTCGTCCCGGAAGAGGTAGTCCTGCGCACCGACCCGTACCGCCTCGGCGGCCGACTCGAGGTCGTCCTGCGCCATGAGGGCGAGTACGGCGTGCCGGGGCGCGATCCGCAGGACGTGCTTGAGGGTGGCCAGCCCGTCCGCCTCCTCGCCCCGGGGGGTGCGTGCCTCGCCGGCGGACGGCAGGGCCAGGTCGAGCAGGACGCAGTCCACGTCGTCGGTGAGGAGCCGGCCCGCCTCGGTCAGGTTGCGGGCGGTACGGATGCGGACCCGGGTGCCGGCCGCGGCCGGGAGTTCCGGGACGGTGAAGGTGCCCGCGGGGTCGTCCTCGATCACCAGGAGCGTGAGGTCGGCGCCATAGCTGGTCTCCGCAGCGGGAACGGAACGCTGCTGCGGTACGGGTACGGGCATCGAATCGGTTTCCTTCCCTCCCCCCGAGGGCGCGGCGGAGCGACGATCGACGACCCGCCAGACGGGGACGATAGCGGTACGGGACGCGGCAATGGAATGGTGCTCGACGAGGGGCCGGTGTTCCGGGTGGGGCCGTAAGCCGCGGAAGGACGCAGATCCGGCGGAATATGCCGGGGGCGCAGTCCTTTCCGGCACATGACAAAGGTCACGTGGGGCGGTGGCCGTCGGGTGTCGCGGGTCACGGCTGCGGGGCGCGGGCGGATCAGCGCCCGGCGGGGGTGGCGGGACATCGTGCGGATCGCGTGCGGAATCCGGCCCTCCGCCGGTCCCTGTCCGGCCTCCGTCCGATCCCGGCTCACTCCCCGCCCGCTCCAGGGCCGGTCTCAAGGGTCCGTTGAGGCTCCCTCGAGGCCGGCCGGCGCTTGCCCAGGTCGGGCCGCCGCTACCGCCGCTGCCGATACCGCTTCCGTCCCTAAGCGGGGGTGCCGCCGCTTCCCCGTCGCCGACGCCGTTACTCGCCCCGCGGCTTCCCCGTCACCGGCCCCGTCACTTGTCCGGGCGTACGACACCGAGGATCTCCATCGAGCCCGCCCCCGCGAGCGTGATGTTCCGGCCGGGGCGCGGGGCGTGCACGATCGCGCCGTCGCCGATGTACATCCCGACGTGCGTGGCGTCGCCGAAGTAGATGATCAGGTCGCCGGGGCGCATGTCCTTGATGGCGATGTGCGGCAGCTGCCGCCACTGCTCCTGCGAGGTGCGCGGGATCGGATGCCCGGCCGCCGCCCATGCCTGGGACGTCAGCCCCGAGCAGTCGTACGACTTGGGGCCTTCGTCGCCCCATCCGTACGGCTTGCCGATCTGCGCGGTCGCGTAGGCCACCGCCTCCTTGCCGCTCGCGCTCGCCTCGCGGTTGATCTCCTTCAGGGCGCCGGAACTCAGCCAGGCGGTCTGGGACTTGTACTCCGCCTGCTGTTCCAGCTCAAGGAGCCGGGCCCGCTCCTTCTTCTCCAGCCGGGACTCCAGCTTCTTCGCCGCCGCGATCTGTGCGTTGATCTTCTTCTTGGCCTTGGCCTGCTTGACGCGGTTGGCTTCGAGCTTGGTCCAGTTGGTGCTCGCGTCCTGCGTGTACGTCTTCAGGTCCTCCTGGGTCCTGTTCAGTTCAGCCAGGACCCCCTTGGCGGCCTGCTGGCCCTGGCGGGCCCGGGTGACCCCGTCCAGGAAGAGCTGCGGGTCGCCGCTGAGCATCAGCTGGGCGCCGGGCGGCAGTCCGGCGTTGCGGTACTGCTCACGGGCCTGGGCGCCCGCCCTGCTCTTGAGCTCGGCGATCTTCGCCTGGCCCTCGACTATGGCCTGCGCGAGCTTGACGATCTCGCCCGACTGCTTCTCGGCCCGCTCCTCGGCGAGGAGGTACGCGTCCGTGGCCGCCCCGGCCTCGCGGTACAGGTCGTCGATCTCCGCGCGCACCTCTTCGAGGCTTTTCTTCCCCGATGCCCCCGATGCCCCCGATGCCCCCGATGCCCCCGATACTCCCGGCATCCCCGGCTGTTCCGGCGCGGGCGGTGCCGGTGCGGCGAAGGCCTGGACCGGTGCGGCCAGTACGGCCAGCGCGCAGACCAGCGTGATCGCAGCGGCCGCACTGTGGCGTCGGTTCACGAGCTCCCCCTCCGGACAGACCCGAACAGATCTGATTTACCGTCAGTAACTTATGGCACCGACGAGATCGTGCCATGCCGTACCGAAAAGCAACAGAGGCTCACACACCTCCGGCAGTTTTCGGCCGGTCGCCGATGCCGCGGACACGCCCCCGTACCGCCCTTCACGTTCAGGGACGAACGGTGCCCGGCAGGCGTTCCCGGTGGAGGGGGAGTTCCTCCCCGTTCCGGCGTGTCGGGCTACTGCCGGGGCTTCAGTGCCGCCCAGTTCACCGTGACTTCGCCCTGCCGCCACCGCCGGACCCCGTCCGTCAGCGGCCAGTCGCCCGA
It contains:
- a CDS encoding DUF2516 family protein, with translation MLLSGFNSFLGLIYTAMLVLAVVALIMAAVAREDAYRAADKQTKTFWLIILGITVVVNLWVPIIFVQIAGLVATIVFFVDVRPALKAITGGSNRRGGSSSDGPYGPYNGGR
- a CDS encoding PP2C family protein-serine/threonine phosphatase, whose protein sequence is MPVPVPQQRSVPAAETSYGADLTLLVIEDDPAGTFTVPELPAAAGTRVRIRTARNLTEAGRLLTDDVDCVLLDLALPSAGEARTPRGEEADGLATLKHVLRIAPRHAVLALMAQDDLESAAEAVRVGAQDYLFRDELDGKLLSRAIRYAVERKRADVAQHQLTESRLRAQENARLERGLLPTPLLNGSDLRFAARYRPGRSRALLGGDFYDTVRTPDGTVHAMIGDVCGHGPDEAALGVELRIAWRALTLAGLCGDELLSTLQQVLEHERESEEIFATLCTVDIAPDGRRAGLCLAGHPAPLIARRGQVAQLLPYEDGGPALGLLPRARWPRRQVELGGSWSLMMYTDGLIEGRIGDGTQRLGQDGMVAMINRQLAEGLTGEELLEAAVTHVRELNGGELTDDVAVLLLDRDQEVMRRPAHNGDRGRSIPRPCPGQVSPAGAQRPPL
- a CDS encoding C40 family peptidase produces the protein MNRRHSAAAAITLVCALAVLAAPVQAFAAPAPPAPEQPGMPGVSGASGASGASGASGKKSLEEVRAEIDDLYREAGAATDAYLLAEERAEKQSGEIVKLAQAIVEGQAKIAELKSRAGAQAREQYRNAGLPPGAQLMLSGDPQLFLDGVTRARQGQQAAKGVLAELNRTQEDLKTYTQDASTNWTKLEANRVKQAKAKKKINAQIAAAKKLESRLEKKERARLLELEQQAEYKSQTAWLSSGALKEINREASASGKEAVAYATAQIGKPYGWGDEGPKSYDCSGLTSQAWAAAGHPIPRTSQEQWRQLPHIAIKDMRPGDLIIYFGDATHVGMYIGDGAIVHAPRPGRNITLAGAGSMEILGVVRPDK